A section of the Mangifera indica cultivar Alphonso chromosome 12, CATAS_Mindica_2.1, whole genome shotgun sequence genome encodes:
- the LOC123192764 gene encoding uncharacterized protein LOC123192764: protein MEGNENETENPIKENSKLNSAIAMNNNINTFSADETPALFSTVLTLYVLILLYFPRLFFKLILSPVPILTLTLLLALLRFGATQKQEQTQTRSNCNSEAADRLLSDSNNSHDPQDHKWASTEASNIKPDHRFEDSFVEWNVRAPLEVIYEAYEEGEEEETEGNNNDPTRFGIERYPSLSLCYPESDSDCSSTGDYPAIGDWGSAECVSLRWEDEDREELIEIALDGVNSNENNDRNDSNKREMAMELDFMGNFHGEEENNLIEIDISGVKHEEDGDFLGRGN, encoded by the coding sequence ATGGAAGGAAACGAAAACGAAACCGAAAAcccaataaaagaaaattcaaaactcAATTCCGCCATCGCCATGAACAACAATATTAACACATTTTCTGCAGATGAAACGCCGGCTCTCTTTTCAACCGTTCTCACTCTTTACGTTCTAATTCTCCTTTACTTCCCTCGCCTTTTCTTCAAACTCATTCTCTCTCCGGTTCCCATCCTCACTTTAACTCTTCTCCTCGCTCTCCTCCGGTTCGGTGCAACtcaaaaacaagaacaaaccCAAACCCGAAGTAACTGCAATTCTGAAGCCGCTGATCGATTATTATCCGATTCTAATAATTCACATGATCCTCAAGATCACAAGTGGGCAAGCACCGAAGCGAGTAATATTAAACCGGACCATCGTTTCGAAGACTCGTTTGTTGAGTGGAACGTGAGGGCGCCTTTGGAAGTCATTTACGAAGCGTATGAagaaggtgaagaagaagaaacagagGGAAATAATAATGATCCGACCCGGTTCGGAATTGAGAGGTACCCTTCTTTGTCTTTGTGCTACCCGGAGTCGGATTCTGATTGTTCTTCAACCGGTGATTATCCGGCGATCGGAGACTGGGGTTCGGCTGAATGTGTGAGCCTGAGGTGGGAAGACGAAGATAGAGAGGAGTTGATAGAAATAGCTCTTGATGGTGTTAATAGTAATGAGAATAACGATAGAAATGATAGTAATAAGAGGGAAATGGCAATGGAGTTGGATTTCATGGGGAATTTTCATGGCGAAGAagagaataatttaattgagaTTGATATTTCAGGGGTTAAGCATGAAGAGGATGGAGATTTTCTGGGGAGAGGTAATTAA